In Plutella xylostella chromosome 27, ilPluXylo3.1, whole genome shotgun sequence, one genomic interval encodes:
- the LOC125490751 gene encoding achelase-2-like, with the protein MFSGSCEDSVTVREPPAPPANRIVGGRPTTVEAYPYMAYLRSFYTMRGQKLLPEACGGVILTQHHVLTAAHCLHRKINDTTAVTGTTILRASEVVIRVGSSYNDRGGSEHVTSKTVVHEDYKYLISYDNDVAVLVLPTNMSNYRSSSVQPAAIPPGGYVVPDNASVVAVGWGLTDTNCSKSLPLGLRHVGLRTVDRRTCGVRWGQVVPDPMLCAGLLGVGGAGACRGDSGGPLVYNGVVVGVTSFAMRCVDSFYPHVFMRVSSYTDWINNTVSQNQVVAVHKNSHNTAVAADVTSLMLLAFATSIWILFSEISLIF; encoded by the exons atgttttcaggGAGCTGTGAGGACTCGGTGACTGTCAGggagccccccgcgccccccgccaaCAGGATCGTCGGGGGACGACCCACCACCGTCGAGGCATACCCATACATGGCGTATTTAAGATCATTTTATACG ATGCGTGGTCAGAAACTGCTGCCAGAGGCCTGCGGGGGCGTGATACTCACACAGCACCACGTGCTCACCGCTGCGCACTGCTTACATCG AAAAATCAATGACACTACAGCTGTTACTGGCACTACCATCTTGAGGGCATCTGAAGTTGTCATTCGCGTCGGATCCTCCTACAATGACCGCGGAGGCTCAGAGCATGTGACGTCCAAGACCGTGGTCCACGAGGACTACAAATATTTGATCAGTTACGACAACGACGTGGCAGTGTTGGTGCTGCCGACCAATATGAGCAACTACCGGAGCAGCTCGGTGCAGCCAGCCGCCATCCCCCCGGGGGGGTATGTGGTCCCGGACAACGCGTCTGTGGTAGCTGTCGGGTGGGGACTGACTGAT ACGAACTGCAGCAAGTCACTCCCCCTCGGCCTGCGGCACGTGGGGCTGCGCACGGTGGACCGGCGCACCTGCGGCGTGCGGTGGGGGCAGGTGGTCCCAGACCCCATGCTCTGCGCGGGGCTGCTTGGTGTTGGAG GAGCCGGTGCTTGCAGGGGTGACTCCGGTGGTCCCCTGGTGTACAACGGGGTGGTGGTGGGGGTGACCTCATTTGCGATGAGATGCGTCGATTCCTTCTACCCTCATGTGTTCATGCGCGTCTCTAGCTACACCGACTGGATCAACAACACT GTAAGTCAAAACCAGGTTGTGGCTGTGCACAAGAACAGTCACAACACCGCCGTGGCAGCTGACGTCACCAGTCTGATGCTACTCGCCTTCGCAACGTCAATTTGGATATTGTTTTCCGAAATCTCATTAATTTTTTAA